A genomic segment from Desulfurispirillum indicum S5 encodes:
- the flgG gene encoding flagellar basal-body rod protein FlgG: MIRALWTASTGMMAQQTHIDNISNNLANVNTGGFKKSRVEFQDLMYQTIKPAGASTAAGITRPVGEQLGLGVKVAGITKMHTQGSIIQTGNQLDMTIEKDGYFQIQMPDGTTGYTRNGAFTKNNNGEIVTVEGFLLEPGIQIPDDAVEIYVGRDGTVSVQIGNQNQMQELGQITTAKFINPAGLESVGGNIFKETSASGAPQVGIPGEDSFGAIAQGFLEQSNVQLVEEMVNMISAQRAYEINSKAITTGDEMLQTATQLKR; the protein is encoded by the coding sequence ATGATACGGGCACTCTGGACCGCTTCTACGGGCATGATGGCGCAGCAGACACACATCGACAATATCTCCAACAACCTGGCCAACGTCAACACCGGCGGCTTCAAGAAATCTCGCGTGGAATTCCAGGATCTGATGTACCAGACCATCAAGCCGGCTGGTGCCTCCACGGCGGCGGGCATCACCCGCCCTGTCGGCGAACAGCTCGGTCTGGGGGTCAAAGTGGCCGGCATCACCAAGATGCATACCCAGGGTAGTATTATTCAGACGGGTAACCAGCTGGACATGACCATTGAAAAGGACGGGTATTTTCAGATTCAGATGCCCGATGGCACCACCGGCTATACCCGCAATGGCGCATTCACCAAGAATAATAATGGTGAAATCGTGACAGTGGAAGGCTTTCTGCTGGAGCCTGGTATCCAGATCCCTGACGATGCGGTGGAGATCTACGTGGGCCGTGATGGCACGGTTTCCGTACAGATCGGCAACCAGAATCAGATGCAGGAGCTGGGGCAGATCACTACGGCCAAGTTCATTAACCCCGCTGGCCTTGAATCTGTCGGGGGCAATATTTTCAAAGAGACCAGCGCCAGTGGCGCTCCCCAGGTGGGCATTCCCGGTGAAGACAGTTTTGGTGCCATTGCTCAGGGCTTTCTGGAGCAGAGCAACGTGCAGCTGGTGGAGGAGATGGTGAACATGATTAGCGCCCAGCGCGCCTACGAAATCAACTCCAAGGCGATTACCACCGGCGATGAGATGCTGCAGACCGCAACACAGCTGAAAAGGTAA
- the mraY gene encoding phospho-N-acetylmuramoyl-pentapeptide-transferase translates to MLYNLLYPMAEQFPVLNVFRYITFRAIYAAITALLLSFLLGPSLIAYLRNKQFGQVIRTDGPQSHSGKRGTPTMGGILIIFATVIPTLLWADLKNMYVWLIVLTMVVGGLIGLADDLLKIFRNTSNGLSGRKKLLGQCLLALFVAYVLYASGFSTGLNIPFYKQYALDLGLWFIPFAMLVIVGSSNAVNLTDGLDGLAIGAVLICAGAFAVIVYATGHAGFANYLLITFVRGVGELTIFLFALCGAGLGFLWYNSHPAEIFMGDVGSLSIGASLGAVAVMAKQEILLAIIGGLFVLEALSVIIQVASFKLTGKRVFRMAPIHHHFELGGLSESKVIVRLWTVAIILALVGLSTLKMR, encoded by the coding sequence ATGCTCTATAACCTCCTTTATCCCATGGCGGAACAGTTTCCGGTGCTGAACGTCTTTCGCTATATAACCTTCCGGGCGATCTACGCGGCCATTACGGCTCTGCTGCTCTCGTTTTTGCTGGGGCCTTCCCTGATTGCCTATTTGCGCAACAAGCAGTTTGGCCAGGTTATCCGTACCGATGGCCCCCAGAGTCACAGCGGCAAGCGCGGTACTCCCACCATGGGCGGCATTCTGATTATCTTTGCCACGGTTATCCCCACCCTGCTCTGGGCGGATCTGAAGAATATGTATGTGTGGCTGATTGTATTAACCATGGTTGTGGGGGGCCTGATTGGCCTGGCCGACGATCTGCTTAAAATTTTCCGTAATACCTCCAATGGTCTTTCTGGGCGTAAAAAGTTGCTGGGCCAGTGCCTGCTGGCGCTTTTTGTGGCCTATGTTCTCTATGCCAGTGGTTTCTCCACTGGCCTGAACATCCCCTTCTACAAGCAGTACGCCCTGGATCTTGGCCTGTGGTTTATTCCCTTCGCCATGCTTGTCATCGTGGGCTCTTCCAACGCGGTCAATCTGACCGATGGCCTCGATGGCCTGGCCATCGGTGCGGTGCTGATCTGCGCCGGTGCTTTCGCGGTTATTGTCTACGCCACCGGCCACGCCGGTTTTGCCAACTATCTGCTGATCACCTTTGTGCGCGGTGTGGGTGAGCTGACTATCTTTCTGTTCGCCCTGTGCGGGGCGGGTCTTGGCTTCCTGTGGTACAACTCCCATCCGGCGGAGATCTTTATGGGTGACGTGGGTTCGCTTTCCATCGGGGCCAGCCTGGGAGCTGTGGCGGTCATGGCGAAGCAGGAGATTCTGCTGGCCATTATCGGAGGGCTCTTCGTCCTGGAAGCGCTCAGCGTTATTATTCAGGTGGCTTCTTTCAAGCTGACGGGCAAGCGGGTTTTTCGCATGGCACCTATCCACCACCATTTTGAACTGGGTGGCCTGAGCGAGTCCAAGGTCATCGTGCGCCTGTGGACCGTTGCCATTATCCTGGCCCTGGTCGGGCTCAGTACCTTGAAGATGAGGTAG
- the murD gene encoding UDP-N-acetylmuramoyl-L-alanine--D-glutamate ligase, translating to MLYEKGSPVLILGAGKSGVSAARFLVARGCPVTLADDGSSAHVPGELAGAVTLVSGPGSIAKCLAEHPGLVVASPGVDIRSFDRPMVNDIELFYQEYEGAIIAVTGTNGKSTVTALIAHILQQSGISAVAAGNIGLPALDTLALGCQVTVLELSSFQLETIQTFRPDIAVLLNVTEDHLNRYDTFEHYVDAKERIFLNQTAEDWCVLNHDDPVIRTLTSDNHIPARRVFFSSRSRQMVDNFLNCTVQGVRGKVNGQLLEAPADRLCLEGLHNMENVAAALAAVRLYGLSPEQIGTGLEGFAPLPHRMTLVREIVGVRYIDDSKATNIGAVLKSLEGQKNIILIAGGRNKGGDFAQLAGAVKASCKLILAIGEARHQIAGALGKSVSVLLADDMADAVSQAWKQAVSGDTVLLSPGCASFDMFTSFEHRGAVFEQAVQQL from the coding sequence ATGTTGTACGAAAAGGGTTCGCCGGTTCTGATTCTCGGTGCCGGCAAAAGCGGCGTCAGCGCCGCCCGCTTTCTGGTTGCCCGTGGTTGCCCGGTGACTCTTGCCGATGATGGTTCTTCGGCCCATGTGCCCGGAGAGCTGGCGGGTGCCGTGACTCTTGTCAGTGGCCCCGGGAGTATCGCAAAGTGCCTTGCGGAGCATCCGGGTCTGGTTGTGGCCAGCCCCGGGGTGGATATACGGTCCTTTGACAGGCCCATGGTCAATGATATTGAACTCTTCTACCAGGAGTACGAGGGAGCCATCATCGCGGTAACCGGCACCAACGGGAAATCGACGGTCACGGCGCTGATTGCCCATATCCTGCAGCAAAGTGGTATCAGTGCCGTGGCGGCAGGCAATATCGGACTGCCTGCCCTGGACACCCTGGCCCTGGGTTGTCAGGTGACGGTGCTGGAGCTTTCCAGCTTCCAGCTGGAGACAATTCAGACCTTCCGACCGGATATTGCCGTGCTGCTGAACGTTACCGAGGATCACCTCAACCGCTATGATACCTTTGAACACTATGTTGATGCCAAGGAACGCATCTTTCTCAACCAGACCGCGGAAGACTGGTGCGTGCTCAACCACGATGATCCGGTGATACGTACGCTCACCAGTGACAACCATATACCGGCCCGCAGGGTCTTCTTCAGCAGTCGCAGCCGACAGATGGTCGATAACTTCCTCAACTGCACCGTTCAGGGAGTCAGGGGCAAGGTCAATGGCCAGTTGCTGGAGGCGCCAGCCGATCGCCTTTGCCTGGAGGGTCTGCACAATATGGAGAATGTCGCAGCCGCCCTGGCGGCCGTGCGTCTGTATGGACTCAGCCCGGAGCAGATTGGCACTGGGTTGGAAGGATTTGCCCCCTTGCCCCATCGCATGACGCTGGTGCGTGAAATCGTGGGCGTGCGCTACATCGATGACTCCAAGGCCACCAATATCGGCGCGGTTCTGAAGTCCCTGGAGGGGCAGAAGAATATCATTCTCATTGCTGGTGGTCGCAACAAGGGAGGGGATTTTGCCCAGCTTGCCGGAGCGGTCAAGGCGTCCTGCAAACTGATTCTCGCCATTGGCGAGGCGCGCCACCAGATTGCCGGAGCCCTGGGCAAGTCGGTATCAGTGCTTCTGGCCGATGACATGGCCGATGCCGTCAGCCAGGCATGGAAGCAGGCTGTCAGCGGTGACACAGTGCTCTTAAGCCCTGGATGCGCCAGTTTTGACATGTTCACCTCCTTTGAACATCGCGGGGCCGTTTTTGAGCAGGCGGTGCAGCAATTGTGA
- a CDS encoding lysophospholipid acyltransferase family protein: MFQARIVEYFLRFLAHIPLPVLHALGSFAGFLLDSFSSVHRRVAAINIALCFPHMSPGERRALVRTTLGETARTALEMGPLWFLPVERVERLIREVHGEEHVRAGLAAGKGLILAVPHLGSWEAVGLYVGKRYPMTSLYRPSRKPAMDYIARDGRQRSGATLVPTDASGVKKLYERLQTGGIIAILPDQDPRYGAGVFAPFFGIVAKTMVLLPKMARRSGAPVVYAWARRLPRGAGFALHFSPAPADVAHSDLHIAATAMNAGVEDCVRRAPEQYQWSYKRFRSRPDGEPSLYRRRALSCDSRNEDTL, from the coding sequence ATGTTTCAGGCCCGTATCGTTGAATATTTCCTGCGATTTCTCGCCCATATACCCCTGCCGGTGCTCCATGCACTGGGTTCCTTTGCGGGGTTTCTGCTTGACTCCTTTTCCAGCGTGCACCGCCGTGTAGCAGCTATCAACATTGCCCTGTGCTTCCCCCATATGAGCCCGGGGGAGCGCCGTGCGCTGGTGCGCACAACGCTTGGCGAGACCGCCAGAACCGCTCTGGAGATGGGGCCTCTGTGGTTTCTGCCCGTCGAGCGGGTGGAGCGACTGATACGGGAGGTGCATGGCGAAGAGCATGTCCGGGCGGGCCTGGCTGCCGGCAAAGGTCTGATCCTGGCGGTTCCCCATCTTGGTTCCTGGGAGGCTGTGGGCCTCTATGTGGGTAAACGCTATCCGATGACCTCCCTCTACCGCCCATCACGCAAGCCCGCCATGGACTACATCGCCCGCGATGGTCGCCAGCGCAGCGGTGCCACCCTGGTGCCCACCGATGCCAGTGGGGTCAAGAAGCTCTATGAGCGCCTGCAGACCGGTGGCATCATCGCCATTCTGCCCGACCAGGACCCCCGCTACGGGGCCGGTGTCTTCGCGCCCTTTTTCGGCATCGTCGCCAAAACCATGGTCCTGCTGCCCAAGATGGCGCGCCGCAGCGGAGCTCCGGTCGTGTATGCCTGGGCCAGACGGCTGCCCCGGGGGGCGGGGTTCGCGCTTCACTTCAGTCCGGCCCCTGCCGATGTCGCCCACAGTGACCTGCATATTGCCGCAACGGCCATGAATGCTGGTGTAGAAGATTGTGTGCGCCGTGCTCCGGAGCAGTATCAATGGAGTTACAAACGCTTTCGCAGCCGGCCGGATGGCGAGCCATCCCTGTATCGGCGGCGCGCCCTTTCCTGCGATTCGCGAAACGAGGATACCCTGTGA
- a CDS encoding ROK family protein: MRIAGIDIGATTTKIAFAGGDSLSFHKTPSNYQSIGELQRRLDLPWEKFACALPAPVKNHQLMATPPNLTMLPDIDPGTPLLNDGNAAAFGEFHARRLSSESLFMLSFGTGLGGGFIQAGIIAEGARGNFAEVGHFTLQPGGFPCGCGSAGCAEQYASSRFFHHRGLSATQDIQQPQHAAVLEEFIFHAACVINSVANLYDPHLIVIGGGLATVIQGQMDSLRSTAQSMSFGGRPLPALEPAMHGEYSAAIGLLEYARRHGEAP, from the coding sequence ATGCGGATCGCCGGGATAGACATCGGAGCCACCACCACGAAGATCGCCTTTGCAGGCGGCGATAGCCTCTCTTTCCATAAAACCCCATCGAACTACCAAAGCATTGGTGAACTGCAAAGGCGCCTGGATCTTCCATGGGAAAAATTTGCCTGCGCCCTTCCCGCGCCCGTGAAAAACCACCAGCTGATGGCCACACCGCCCAACCTCACCATGCTGCCGGATATTGACCCCGGAACTCCCCTGCTCAATGACGGCAACGCCGCCGCCTTCGGCGAATTCCACGCCCGCAGGCTCAGCTCGGAGTCCCTCTTCATGCTCAGCTTCGGCACGGGACTGGGAGGCGGCTTTATTCAGGCGGGAATCATTGCGGAAGGTGCCCGTGGCAATTTCGCCGAAGTGGGACACTTCACCCTGCAGCCGGGTGGATTTCCCTGCGGCTGCGGCTCTGCCGGATGCGCCGAGCAGTACGCCTCAAGCCGTTTCTTCCACCACCGGGGCCTCAGCGCAACCCAGGACATACAGCAGCCACAGCACGCGGCGGTGCTGGAGGAATTCATCTTTCACGCTGCCTGCGTCATCAACAGCGTCGCCAACCTCTACGACCCCCACCTCATCGTGATCGGCGGCGGTCTGGCGACCGTGATCCAGGGGCAGATGGACTCCCTGCGCTCCACGGCCCAGTCCATGTCCTTCGGGGGGCGACCGCTGCCGGCACTGGAACCGGCCATGCACGGCGAATACTCCGCTGCCATTGGGCTGCTGGAATACGCCCGTCGCCATGGAGAAGCTCCGTGA
- the coaE gene encoding dephospho-CoA kinase (Dephospho-CoA kinase (CoaE) performs the final step in coenzyme A biosynthesis.): MLIGLTGGIGSGKSTVSALLRARGVPVIDADEIGRAALTAGSPLLPEVVEAFGSHILDDQGQLDRRKLRAEIFSSPTRREQLNRLVHPYIARQRDLEIDRLRANHSVLFYDAALLLESEARTLMDAIVVVACEPEVQIRRVMERDGISRQQAVDAINAQMSLEGRLACADYVIDNNRDDMAHLEKQVDELLALLTQQAGRHTPQEK; this comes from the coding sequence ATGCTCATTGGGTTGACTGGCGGCATAGGTTCGGGAAAAAGCACGGTATCCGCTTTACTGCGCGCCCGCGGAGTGCCCGTGATTGATGCCGATGAAATCGGCCGGGCGGCCCTGACAGCGGGGAGTCCGCTGCTGCCAGAAGTCGTGGAGGCTTTTGGCTCTCATATTCTTGACGATCAGGGCCAGCTTGATCGCAGGAAACTGCGCGCGGAAATTTTTTCTTCGCCCACCAGGCGTGAGCAGCTGAACCGCCTGGTGCATCCCTATATAGCCCGGCAGCGCGATCTGGAGATTGATCGCCTGCGCGCAAATCATTCGGTTCTCTTCTACGATGCGGCGCTCCTGCTGGAGAGCGAGGCCCGCACACTGATGGATGCCATCGTGGTGGTTGCCTGTGAGCCGGAAGTGCAGATCCGCCGGGTTATGGAACGGGATGGTATTTCCCGCCAGCAGGCCGTTGACGCCATCAACGCACAGATGTCCCTTGAGGGGCGGTTGGCCTGTGCTGACTATGTCATCGACAATAACCGCGACGATATGGCTCATCTCGAGAAGCAGGTTGATGAGCTGCTTGCACTTCTCACACAGCAAGCTGGCCGTCATACCCCCCAAGAAAAATAA
- the flgA gene encoding flagellar basal body P-ring formation chaperone FlgA: MKALFAFCAVLLLLGMASASGFPVFQSGSGAIQQPAGSQQAASAGAATSRMDSAITRAVQDYVYRQMGELAEVERLMYQGAGVLKGTTLSVAGTIRTAGHSVLEVSDQYGNALQVRAVINHMVEAYVPVRNITRGEVLREGDFRRQLFPATQARNAMDIGETDFASHIVSTRNLQEGQIVRTTDLRREYAVQRGDIVEVIYRHDRLTLSMAAVATERAYLGDVVRLKNPSSGRILTARLLQGKKAEIIY, translated from the coding sequence ATGAAAGCGTTGTTTGCCTTTTGTGCCGTACTGCTGCTGCTTGGCATGGCTTCCGCCAGCGGTTTTCCGGTGTTTCAGTCGGGCTCAGGCGCGATTCAGCAACCCGCCGGAAGTCAGCAGGCTGCTTCTGCCGGCGCGGCCACTTCCCGCATGGATTCGGCCATAACCCGAGCCGTACAGGACTATGTGTACCGCCAGATGGGTGAACTGGCCGAAGTGGAGCGGCTGATGTACCAGGGTGCGGGGGTGCTGAAGGGCACCACCCTTTCCGTGGCGGGTACGATCCGCACGGCCGGCCATTCGGTGCTGGAGGTCAGTGATCAGTATGGCAATGCCTTGCAGGTACGGGCAGTCATCAATCACATGGTGGAGGCCTATGTTCCCGTCCGCAATATCACCAGGGGTGAAGTGCTGCGCGAGGGCGACTTCCGCCGGCAGCTCTTTCCCGCCACTCAGGCCCGCAATGCCATGGATATAGGCGAGACGGATTTCGCCTCCCATATCGTCAGCACGCGTAACCTCCAGGAGGGGCAGATTGTGCGAACCACCGACCTGCGCCGTGAATATGCCGTGCAGCGCGGTGACATTGTCGAAGTCATCTATCGCCATGATCGCCTGACCCTTTCCATGGCCGCTGTTGCCACAGAGCGCGCCTATCTGGGCGATGTGGTTCGCCTGAAAAACCCCAGCAGCGGACGGATTCTCACCGCGAGGCTGTTGCAGGGCAAGAAGGCAGAGATCATTTACTAG
- the recG gene encoding ATP-dependent DNA helicase RecG, producing MKVSYLKKVGPRRAALLSKLGVETISDLLWHLPRDYQQYVRCLAQASEGDQVLLHGTIVSCTVPFKPPYKAVLLTDEGEVDLTWFSGARTYIQATFAPGESLTIEGQLRFFRQRPGITHPKVATATADSDIMPLYPLTENLSQKMLQDIFTENRAAILDATEEVLPPELVQRYHLPGLRESLAALHYPSSRELAALKTGLSRYHKRLIFEEIFLHELGRALVSYAQRQRFGIAIDISVDTMADELTRRLGFTLTEGQQAVVQEIQQDLAASQPMNRLLQGDVGSGKTAVALYAMAGVTTKGYQALLLAPTEVLAQQHYTLFARILDGLCQVELLCGSLSKKQKDQRRAAIHEGAADIIIGTHALLQEDISFHRLGLSVIDEQHRFGVEQRAVFARNNPGVNQLYMSATPIPRTLALTMYADMALSSLKTLPVGRQPVQTLFLGSARQKQLHQEIEQVLQQGLQVYIVAPLIEESEKVDLENASRIYEQYRVQLAPHGVDLLHGRMGAEAKQQVMERFGRGETQVLVSTTVIEVGVDYPRASLMVIYHPERFGLSQLHQLRGRVGRGSHPGRCIFFAPGQIGRESRERLQVLVDSTDGFYIAQKDLEIRGPGQLFGMRQWGIPSFLVADPIRDVKAWEFARDEVRAILARDPALNAREHARLREYYIQRNVLNIIH from the coding sequence GTGAAGGTCTCCTACCTGAAGAAGGTCGGCCCACGGCGGGCAGCCCTGCTCAGCAAACTGGGCGTGGAAACCATAAGCGATCTGCTCTGGCACCTGCCCCGCGACTACCAGCAGTATGTGCGCTGCCTTGCCCAGGCCAGTGAGGGCGACCAGGTTCTGCTCCACGGAACCATCGTCAGCTGCACGGTACCCTTCAAGCCACCCTATAAGGCGGTACTGCTCACCGATGAAGGCGAAGTCGACCTGACGTGGTTCAGCGGAGCCCGCACCTATATCCAGGCAACCTTCGCACCAGGCGAATCGTTGACCATAGAGGGCCAGCTGCGCTTTTTCCGCCAGCGCCCCGGCATCACCCACCCAAAAGTGGCCACGGCCACAGCCGATTCCGACATCATGCCCCTCTACCCCCTGACGGAAAATCTTTCCCAGAAGATGCTGCAGGATATTTTCACGGAAAACCGCGCCGCTATCCTGGACGCCACCGAAGAGGTTCTCCCCCCGGAACTGGTGCAACGTTACCACCTGCCCGGGCTGCGGGAGAGCCTGGCGGCTCTGCACTATCCCTCGTCACGGGAGCTGGCTGCCCTGAAAACCGGCCTCAGCCGGTATCACAAGCGGCTGATCTTCGAGGAAATCTTTCTCCACGAGCTGGGTCGCGCCCTGGTCAGCTACGCCCAGCGCCAGCGCTTTGGCATCGCCATCGATATCAGCGTGGATACAATGGCCGACGAGCTTACCCGCCGCCTGGGGTTCACCCTGACAGAAGGGCAGCAGGCGGTGGTGCAAGAGATCCAGCAGGATCTGGCGGCCTCCCAGCCCATGAATCGCCTGCTGCAGGGAGACGTGGGCTCCGGCAAGACCGCCGTGGCCCTCTACGCCATGGCGGGCGTCACCACCAAAGGCTATCAGGCCCTGCTGCTGGCACCTACGGAAGTGCTGGCCCAGCAGCATTACACGCTTTTCGCCCGAATCCTGGACGGTCTGTGCCAGGTGGAGCTGCTCTGCGGGTCCCTGAGCAAAAAACAGAAGGATCAGCGCCGCGCGGCGATCCACGAGGGGGCTGCTGACATCATCATCGGCACCCACGCCCTGCTGCAGGAAGACATCAGCTTCCATCGACTGGGCCTGAGTGTTATCGACGAGCAGCATCGCTTCGGCGTGGAGCAGCGGGCGGTATTCGCCCGCAACAATCCCGGCGTCAATCAGCTTTACATGAGCGCCACCCCCATTCCCCGCACCCTGGCCCTGACCATGTACGCCGACATGGCCCTCTCCTCCCTGAAGACCCTGCCAGTGGGCAGGCAGCCAGTGCAGACGCTTTTTCTGGGCTCAGCCAGGCAAAAACAGCTGCATCAGGAGATTGAGCAGGTGCTGCAGCAGGGGCTGCAGGTCTATATTGTGGCGCCGTTGATTGAAGAAAGCGAAAAGGTCGACCTGGAGAATGCCAGCAGAATCTACGAGCAGTACCGCGTCCAGCTGGCCCCTCACGGCGTGGATCTCCTGCACGGACGTATGGGCGCGGAAGCCAAGCAGCAGGTCATGGAGCGATTCGGGCGGGGTGAAACCCAGGTTCTGGTCAGCACCACCGTCATAGAGGTGGGAGTCGACTACCCCAGGGCCTCCCTGATGGTCATCTACCACCCGGAGCGCTTTGGCCTCAGCCAGCTCCACCAGTTGCGGGGGCGGGTAGGACGCGGATCGCATCCGGGCAGGTGCATTTTCTTTGCGCCGGGCCAGATTGGACGCGAGTCACGGGAACGCCTGCAGGTGCTGGTGGACTCCACCGATGGCTTTTACATCGCCCAGAAGGACCTGGAAATCCGTGGTCCAGGGCAGTTGTTCGGCATGCGCCAGTGGGGTATCCCTTCCTTTCTGGTGGCTGATCCCATCAGGGACGTCAAGGCCTGGGAATTTGCCCGCGACGAAGTCAGGGCAATCCTCGCCCGTGACCCGGCCCTGAACGCCAGAGAGCACGCGCGCCTGCGGGAGTACTACATTCAGCGCAACGTGCTGAACATCATTCACTGA
- the flgF gene encoding flagellar basal-body rod protein FlgF yields the protein MVNGLYTSASGMVLQSRKLDASANNLANVNTVGFKKDIISVDNFRAKSTTREEDAWRRTLFNETINNTHNIAKIHVDHSQGALHQTGNSLDVGINGNAFLVVDTPFGERYTRGGNLQIDSEGRLTTKEGYPLKAALEEDDAEGPAHIFLPEASDIIINAQGEIFVDEEFIATLSLVRFEDERDLRKVGFNQLARVSADVEAYPAEHFELHQGYLESSNVNIVREMTDMVELNRSFSAYQKMISSIDETVSTLLQAGKSI from the coding sequence ATGGTAAATGGATTATACACATCGGCGAGTGGGATGGTGCTGCAGTCACGCAAGCTGGACGCTTCCGCCAATAACCTTGCCAATGTCAACACGGTTGGTTTCAAGAAAGATATCATATCCGTTGATAATTTTCGTGCCAAATCCACGACTCGTGAAGAGGATGCCTGGCGCAGAACTCTCTTTAACGAAACCATCAACAACACCCATAATATCGCCAAAATCCATGTGGATCACTCCCAGGGTGCCCTGCACCAGACGGGCAATTCCCTGGATGTGGGCATCAATGGCAACGCGTTCCTGGTGGTGGATACCCCCTTTGGCGAACGCTACACCCGTGGAGGCAATCTGCAGATTGACTCGGAGGGTCGCCTGACCACCAAGGAGGGCTATCCCCTGAAGGCCGCCCTTGAGGAAGACGACGCCGAGGGCCCTGCCCATATCTTCCTGCCGGAAGCTTCCGACATTATTATCAATGCCCAGGGCGAGATATTTGTGGACGAGGAGTTTATCGCCACCCTTTCCCTGGTGCGCTTTGAAGATGAGCGCGACCTGCGCAAGGTTGGCTTCAACCAGCTGGCCAGGGTATCGGCTGATGTGGAAGCCTATCCTGCTGAGCACTTTGAACTGCACCAGGGCTACCTGGAAAGTTCCAATGTCAATATAGTTCGCGAGATGACGGATATGGTGGAGCTGAACCGCTCTTTCAGCGCCTACCAGAAGATGATCAGCAGCATAGACGAGACGGTCAGCACCCTGCTGCAGGCCGGAAAATCCATTTAA
- a CDS encoding UDP-N-acetylmuramoyl-tripeptide--D-alanyl-D-alanine ligase, which produces MKKICSWAQLAALHPEATLLGEPGATFAGFAIDSRRVQSGELFIALATASDDGHAYIADACRKGAAGALVHQLPADHQQLIDAGHALLVVPDTLAALAILAANWRQQWEFPVVAVTGSSGKTTVSACLRTLFPTSAGTTGNYNNHIGLPLSMLGTPADAAIGVFELGMSGSGEIDALAELLQPQIGLITNVGSAHIGKLGSFAAILEAKLELARHCSCLIVDGDGQELLDRARQRHQDVLSVGFTAGCQVFPQSMELRGEGGYHLEIRHPWSHGLLSLTVPFGQKFMVKNSLLAIAAGLKLGLDQAALQAGLRRVQLPPLRWELHRRGGNTYIFDCYNSNPGSLRAALEDFSHYPGYRVAVLGEMRELGAFSEREHRKVASAINCDLVLTYGDEARFLADELGADIATHCPTLEDVVARLANCQNAVVLVKGSRGNQMERLLDAL; this is translated from the coding sequence GTGAAGAAAATATGTTCATGGGCGCAGCTGGCTGCCCTTCACCCCGAGGCGACCCTGCTGGGTGAGCCTGGCGCGACCTTCGCCGGCTTTGCCATCGACAGCCGCCGGGTTCAGTCAGGGGAACTCTTCATCGCGCTGGCAACAGCAAGCGATGACGGTCACGCCTATATTGCCGATGCCTGCCGCAAGGGTGCAGCCGGCGCCCTGGTGCATCAGCTGCCCGCAGATCACCAGCAGCTCATCGACGCGGGCCATGCCCTGCTGGTGGTTCCCGATACCCTGGCGGCACTGGCAATTCTGGCGGCCAACTGGCGGCAGCAGTGGGAATTTCCCGTGGTGGCGGTGACTGGCAGCTCTGGCAAAACCACGGTCAGTGCCTGTCTGCGCACTCTTTTTCCGACAAGTGCCGGTACAACGGGCAACTACAATAACCATATCGGTCTGCCGCTCTCCATGTTGGGGACGCCTGCTGATGCCGCCATAGGTGTTTTTGAGCTGGGCATGAGCGGTTCCGGGGAGATAGACGCTCTGGCTGAACTGCTGCAACCGCAGATCGGCCTGATTACCAATGTCGGTTCGGCCCACATAGGGAAACTGGGGAGTTTCGCTGCTATTCTGGAGGCCAAGCTGGAGCTGGCACGCCACTGCTCCTGCCTGATTGTTGACGGTGATGGCCAGGAACTGCTGGATAGGGCGCGCCAGCGACACCAGGATGTGCTCAGCGTGGGTTTCACAGCGGGCTGCCAGGTTTTTCCCCAGTCCATGGAGCTCCGTGGTGAAGGCGGATACCATCTGGAGATTCGTCACCCCTGGAGCCACGGGCTGCTGAGCCTGACAGTGCCTTTTGGGCAGAAATTCATGGTGAAAAACAGTCTGCTGGCGATTGCCGCCGGGTTGAAGCTGGGTCTTGATCAGGCGGCCCTGCAGGCGGGGTTGCGAAGGGTTCAGTTGCCGCCCCTGCGCTGGGAGCTTCATCGCCGTGGGGGAAATACCTATATATTTGACTGCTATAATTCCAATCCCGGTTCGTTACGGGCGGCCCTGGAGGATTTTTCCCACTATCCGGGCTATCGCGTGGCGGTGCTGGGAGAGATGCGCGAACTGGGGGCGTTCAGCGAGCGTGAACACCGCAAGGTGGCCTCGGCGATCAATTGTGACCTGGTGCTGACCTATGGTGACGAGGCTCGCTTCCTGGCCGATGAGCTGGGTGCGGATATTGCCACCCACTGCCCCACTCTGGAGGACGTTGTGGCACGACTTGCGAATTGCCAGAATGCTGTGGTTTTGGTAAAAGGTTCCCGAGGAAACCAAATGGAAAGGCTTCTTGATGCTCTATAA